In Diadema setosum chromosome 7, eeDiaSeto1, whole genome shotgun sequence, the DNA window CTaacaaattcatttgaattgaattgaattaattgCGTTAAAATCTGATCTCATCCTAAATGGTCGAGGCAGAACGAAAGGCTATCAAATGTTTCTCCTGTTTCGCAAATAAGTCAGGAAAGGGCATTGTTGCTTCTACTCGAAGAAAAACAAACGCACAAATTAAGGAGAAACACGGACACTGTACTTAtgagcacacacatacacgaaaGCACACAAAGAAAGTAAAATCCAAAGAGGTTCtttaggtctaacgttagaatcttTTTAATAAAATcctaaaaccaaaacaaaccacTGCACTGGGACTCACCAGCCGGTGTACTTGGCACGCATAATGAACATGGGCGTTAGGTGGGCGGGGTCCCAACGTCATCACACCAGAGTGCGCGCGCATCGATAGATATTCCGTACACGTTTGTGCAGTGGTGTTTCTgcgatgcgagcgagcgagctagCTTCGCACAGCTACAGCCGCTCTCTGGCGCCGGAGCGCAATGTGTGAAGTATCATTAGCCCAGCTGAGCTCGGAGATCAACAGGTTGGCCTTGATATTCATTAACGTACACTGAAACTACACTGCTGCCTCGGACTTAACGGTCGGTGCGGTGGAACGTCTGCAACCCTCATCTCTTGAGACTTTTCCAAACCAAGACATCATCAGAGCCAAACATGGGTGACAGTTCGGCGAGAATCGACACCGACTTCGTGACGCTGACGCGGTTCATGATCGAGGAGCAGACTCGGTGCGAGGGGGCCACCGGGGAGATGACACAGCTACTGAACGCCATCGCCACAGCGGTGAAATCTATCTCGTCCAACGTGCGCAAGGCCGGTATTTCAAAGCTGTGAGTGCATAGATGATTGGAATTGGTGCCAGTAATTGGTATCTTATATACCTGGATAAGAATTCCATACATATAATGGTGACCTCAAAAGGATCCCCAAAAGGAACTTACTAGTACTAATATTAGTAGGTTAGGATGTGACAtagtatactagtagtagtatGTAACATCACTAATCAGCCAATTCAAATTgtatcaaagtacatgtatcgtAGGGccctgtttctgtttctgttccgGTTCCGTCGGTATACTCGGAATTAAACTGTACTCCACCAACGTTATAACTAGTATGGTCGTTCATGTGCAGGGCAGGAAAAATGTTTCACATTTGAAGCCTCTGTTTGAAGACTGTACTGTACTGGATGTAGATGTGACTGTTTCCTCGTCAAGTAGGTTCCAGTCTATACTGCTGTCCTGTGGAAGAATGAGTACTAGTATTGTGTACATCAGAGCATTCTTTCTTGGTCAGTGTTCTTTGGATTCTTCTGCTGTTCCCTCTGGTTGTTCTCCTCCCTCTGTCATTAACTCTAATAATGTAGATGTTGTGATCAATTCCCACTTCCCTATTCATGACTTTGAACAGTAGTTGAAGTCTCAAAATTCTCCTCCTGTTCCCCACATAaattcttcctcttcttcttctttaatctTCAAAGGGCTATAATGCAGCCTGTCATGAAGATGAATACAACTTGTGTGCACACTATTAAGAGGAGGGGTGTAGGCTTTTCAAATCACAAGGTGTGATTTTAAGGTGGGCCATCAAGAGTTCCTTGAACTGTTCAGGTGAGACTGCACAAACTACAGAGCTTGGAAGTTTGTTCCAGTGGGGTATGGATCTCTGGgcaaatgcaaatttgttaATGTTGCCCCTAGGGCGGTATGTTTCGAAGCACATGTTATAATTTTTCCTGGTTTTAGATGAGTTAATTGTAAAGAATGTATCTCGATGGATTGCAAGAAGGTCGTTCTTGATTCTGTACACCATAGTAAGTCTGCTCACAGTACGTTGTGAAGATAGGCTGGGCCTTTTCAACTTAAGTTATAATTATTGATCATGCTGGTCACACTGCTCGTTCTTCTATAATCAGCTATGACAAAGCGAACTGCTTCGTGTTGAATCCTTTCCAGTTTTTGAATATCCGAGGCCATATGTTGGTCCCAGACACTACAGCAATATTCTAGGTAAGGTCGTACAAAGAACTTGTAAGCTGCCTCCCTGAATGACTACTCTAGGAGAAGAACCTAATTGTGTTGCACCGGATGAAACCAAGGTGTTGATTAGCTTTCATGGAGATTGCTGAGATATGTGATTACTCACTGATTGCTAGCATGGTTTCATTCATTAATGATAATttatagatctagactctaGAGCGTTAATTGgaatattaacccattgaggacagactgattttgctacaacacacatttcccgtagacacttAGTGAGTGTCTGCCCAAgtacaattgaagagtttgctcgcaaaaaccgataagtccatttttgaagattttgaagtacggtctctgtcataaagtataaaataataccttttaaatgatatatcggtcactacatataaaggtacatttttaaagttttggttaaaagaagcaaattttatcttattattctctttatttttcttcacctttaatcgcaaatatctccatttggcaaatatggacttatcggtttttgcaaacaaactcttcaatggtatactcgggactcgtcctcgacGGGTTCAAGGCACATGGACCCGGTGGTTTAGTTGAATGCGTACGTGGGcacacggcgcaagtttcctacagAGACCTATGCtgtcgactcctctttagcgcttacgctatGACCCATTTCCAtaagtccgaagaagtccgatccactgtattcagtggtccgatcacagttcggctcatgattcggctgaggggaatgacagctttagcaaacttcttttgtgacgTCATAGTACTAAGAAGCACATAAGCACACACCCTGGCatcactacagactgcgtgatgcgcagagaagacaatgaaggcaacGTTACCGAGCAACACCTgtgcactttactcttgatgacagctcaactttggcaatcttcgtatcaatgctaacggcgATCGGCACTATCATCCAACAGTGCCCCCGCAACTACCAGGACTATGCGCCTTGGATCATGATACCAGCTGTGCCAGACACATACTTCAAACAGTAAAAAACAAATAGGATTTCACTGTGTAATTAAAGGGAAACACAAAGCAAAGGAAACTCAGAGGCTTATGTAATCATGAAAAGAATCTCAACTCAGAGTTTTTGTAATGTTTCCATTCCAAGTTTGTGAAGTCAcagtacatttttgaaattgtgTCACAATGCTACAGCATAAAGTACCTGTGTACAACAGTGTACAGATTGCAAGGATGTTGTTTTGCATTCATAACTATGCCCACAAACCCaagattgcttttttttttttttttttttttggggggggggggtatttctTAACCACCTTTTCCCATTAATATGTCCACAGCCCTATTAAATTCTCTGTACATATTAACTCTTGCACATTgtgttttggaatgactgatatatgaaccgagaaaagaagctctgaagtacagggtctatctgtctattcaagcgcttaatcatTAGCAaactgtgctagctgtgcaatgaatgggacaaaaaacaggatgtaaaccactggggcaacaacaatgaagggattatcagattaagttgaaatcGAGCATGCActattaacatattctgtccatgattaatgccaactttcaaagcagtagcctcatcctttcaaaagttatcaaacTTGAAACTGAAGATTGTGcgaagggttatcaagaaatgaaaaggggcctctaagacataacctgatctcactactctacaaaaaagagttgtagaaaaactcctgaaaaatgcactttcctgtttattttatgatcccaaacttaagaataatgtagaaaaagggtaggtttttcagaaaatatgaaaaactcaacattgacttagttgacccgtttcaccttttttaagtcctcatgtaaaatcaaggggtgcgactttttgttcgttttgtggtgcacggtcacattataGTATAGAATCTCAAGCATGTGACAAGTACGGTACTATGGAAGATTGTGAGTGCAGAGTAGGCACACTGGTAGAACCAAAATGACGGTATTGAAGGGCACTCTAGGCTGAAAATAAGCTGGTAGTCCAATGTGACCAAGATTATTAACAGATTATCTCAAAATGCTGGTAACCTGAACATTTCAAGTAGACTGCTGAAGGAAAGATGGAGGTGCAGTCTTTCATGATGTTTAAATACCGTGTAGATtaatcttaaaaagaaaaatgtcaagTTGGGAGGGGAAAAGCTCAGTGGGTTGATGATGAACAAGAATGAAGCATGGAATGTTCAGTTCCTATTAGTGAAGCATTGAATCCACTGTCTTGGTGTATTTGGTGCAAAACCCTCATGTGACCCATGTCAGAAATGTCAAAGTCAGAAAGCCACTAGGCTGTCACTAGGCATGAGATTTAATTGCAGCACTTTAGCATGGTGTGTTCCCCTTCCCACAGCAAGGAGTTCTAGCATTCATAAGCTGTTAATCATGTAATCTATTGCttacacaatataatatttttacttattctgacaaaaaaaagaagaaatatatccCAAAATATGACTTTATGTGGCAAACAGAAATTCATGTTTTGGggtgggtttttgttgttgttgttgttgttgttgttgttgttgttgttttgttttgttttttgtgaggCATCAGAAAAAGTGTCAAGCTTGTTAGTATGAGAAAGACTCCTATGGCATGAGTCTTATTATGgctagtacaatgtatgtgagaCTGGGTAGGTACGCTTtgtcatacatgtactactatgTAGTCTAAAGTCTCTGTGCACCAAATCTCTTCCAGATTATATGACAATATGCAATTTTGTATGAAACTAATTTCATGTTTagaagaggaaatccaccccaaaaatgaataaactctaaaaagaaagagaaacaaatccCCACAGAATGTTCcaaatatgacaaaaattagataagaaataaggaagatatgacattttgaaatttcaaatttttcataaaacattccttgaccagtccttatgaacaCTCGAATGATTGacttgatgatgtcatacccttacaattttttatgtaggccctacgGTACATGTGTGTTGTAATTAtgtgaaatttttatttttagctaatacagGTAAAATCATATTCCCATaccaaaatatatatacatgtatacatcaaagttaacatttctttttattatttataaatacagctgtagtatacagctgaaatatgagatttttttcatttctgtacatgaaataaagaagaaattgtGTGAGCATGTCATCATCAACTTACCAAgttaaatattcataacaacTGGTCTAGAAgtgttttccaaaaaaaaatttgacatttcggaatgtcataacttccttatttttctcatctgattttgatcattattttttttttacactgttcTGCAGggaattctttatttttcttgtgaaattgataaaaatttTTTAGTGGATTTCCTTTTTAAGTGGAGGAAAGCCATAAATGACCCCCAAGATAACATTTAACATAAACAcataatactgtacatgtacatacagtgtatgaaaatcatttattttctaaAAGCTGAAGATGTGCTACTTTATCCACCTTGCCATCCATGTGCCTGAAATGCCTAAATCATAAATGTCGGTCGTTATTATTAAAGTTAGTGGTTGTTCTAGACTCAAGCTaggctacattgtatgtacatacagATCTCCAACACAAATTCATGCATTTAGGGCACCGTTTTTATACGTAGTGAAGGAATTGCTTAGTCTCAGCTCCAGACCTCAGCCTTTATGGTTGCATGTAGTGGTCACAATATCTGTGTAGACACACACTGTTGGGGTCACTCTTCGCAGAAGAATGACCCCAACAGTGTGTGTCTACTCGAATGCACTTAAAGTTGCATGCAAAATGCTCTGGTAGTTACATGTATTGGTCACTGTGGCCTCTCATTGCACCCGGAAGTACACACTATTAGTATACCTTGAGCACTTCAAAACTCACCTGAGATCTCTCTCATGCTTCATTAGAGATGAAAGGCAGAGTGACAAATGAACACCGAATATTGTGCTTTGGGTAAACACAAACAAGTGCTATCTCCTAGCGCACTCATAGCAAACTGTTCCCAGTTAGCCTTGTGTATTGTGTCATTTGTAGACTGTAGGACTTGAATGcagttgttattattatttattcaataTTTCAGACAATCATGTGTGGATGTAGAAAGTCACAAAACGATTTCGATTCAATAtgatagaattaaaaaaaaaatgaaatacactaAGCAGGACTTAACAAAGCAGAAATGGAAAAGTAGATTGTGACAATCTGCAGAGCTGCCAAGGAACAAGGAAAGGTTTATAATGCTAATAACCATTACCCCACAGGTCTCCTACCCCACACCCAATCAACTACTAACAGAAATGTCAAAAGTCAAATGCAAATGACAAGCACAGATGTAGCACAAAGTTATGCAGGAAAGAGATTTATGAATGAGGAAGGCACTATTCTTATCTTGCCTAGATTATGGAATAGTGATAAACAATTATCTGCTTTGACAGTGATAATGAGATTTCAGAGCTACTGGTACAGTACAGTTACACATGTGTATAGTGAAATCTGTAAACTTGCCTAAACTTATCCTGCCCATTACAGCATACgaacttaacctgttgaggacgagtcccgagtatatcgggcaggtgtctattggaaatgcatgttgtagcaaaatcagcctgtcctcaatgggttaatgctAATCAGTCTGTGCAGTCACATCAATCTGCATAAATGCGGATTACAGTACTTGCATTGCTTCATGTTTTCTGTTTCGGGAAAGCAATCCTCATGCATGATACTTGGGCATATGAGTTTTTTGTTTAAGTTGTAAGTCAGCATTTGTCGATTTGCACATTTTACAAAGCAGCATTCCTTGTCATACCTAAAGATTTGATTGGAGGAACACTCtaatgtgaaaaatgtgaacaaagtTATCATCTTCCCACTTTATCAGAGTACTTACAATTTTTGTGACCACAAAGCAGTCATATTCCCAGATATTTGGTTACCCTCCTTTGCTAATTCATTCATTGTGTAGAATGACTCGGCACATATTACTAGAATGATTTGCATTTATCATTTCCCAAAACCTTGACAAAGGTATCGGCCAAACAAATCTCAATGCTAATTCATATTCTGTAGTATTAAAAGTTGAACAGACAcctgatttgtttgttgtttgttgtttttttttctgtcactgcAATGTTCTAAGACTGTCTGATTTTTATGTGTTTCCTACAATGTAAATCTAAGAACTAAATTCAAAACCTGAACTCTTTCTCTTACATGAGTTCAAGACACATTTTATTGTTCACTGTGTGATACCCATTTTACAGAGTCAAAGAATTGTCTGGTTATCCTAGATGGGACATTGTTTAGGACTGTACTTTGCCTCctctccaacccccccccccccatatctttctctctcattgcCACTGAGGTGGAAAGTAGTGCAACATTCACTATGATACGTGTAAGTGTGATACAGTACCAGGTACCCAGATTGTGAAAGTCACTTTCAATATccaaatccaaatccaaatGTTATCAGctatgtttttatgtgtgtttgcatgttcATGTAGATAAACACACATCTATTTGGTCTGTACTTTATATAGTTGTGTTGTATTCAATTGTTTGAATAACCTTCAGCCATAGGACATGTTTAGAATGAATATGCACCAGGAGTATGTATCCTCTGACAAGACAGAGATCAAATTAAGAAAGTTTTGATCATGCACATAGTTACCACTGAATGAAGGTTCAGTGTTATTTAAACCTTCTAACAGATCCGTGAAGAACATGTATGTAGTAGGAAGCACAGCTGTAGACTGCATTGATGGTGTAGATTTTAGTGTATCCTCATTGTAGACAAAATGCTAACAAAACTCTAGAATGTAATGAAAGATGATTGCTGTgacatgcataaaattgcacAGTGAAGATAGACAGATTTGTACTTACACTGTCTGTATTTGGCTCTCAggcagtttatttttttttttttacttcctcaTTCCCATTCACACAATCCACCCAAAAGGGGACTAGTACTTAACTATTTCCTGTTTGGGAAGGCAAACTTTTGGCCAATtcactatttttgttttgttactttttcAATGGCAGCATCACCTTGAATCATAGAATAGGAACTTTGTACACGTTGTAGGTGCTGTAATTGATATGCTTTGAGCTAAAtttatgtacatttacatattGTATATCAGATACGTAGTAGACAATATATAAatcaatttacttttttaacatcCTCTTTCTGCTCCTAATAAAACTGATTGGCACGTATTCTGGAGTGCTTCCTTCGCACAGATGTTTGGAAACTAATTCTTCAAAATCAAttgagattacctaatcccccaGTCTCTATTTTGTTAATGTGTCACTATGGCCTACCTGTTGGACTTAGGAACATCTAGCTACTCTAAAGTCTTGAATTGGCTTCCTAATCTGTGACTAGGTCAGGTTTGGATGAATTACTTTATGCTAATGTAAgcacatacaaaatgtaatggGTTCAGTCTGTTGGATGGTGATACAACAGACAACTCATTTATACAATTTACATCTTAAACTGCTGGCTCTGAGAGGGCTATTTAAGGCTAATATTGTAAAttcgaaattgccaatttttacattttttttttcagttctcaCGAACTTGTCTAAAGTTGCACTACTTTCAGTATGAAGTAGCTTGAACGCTGAGTTTTAGCATGTCAGAGAAAAAGCTTTGGAATACAAATTGATTTCTCTTTCTGAAATGGTATTTTGATTGCATTTTGGTACAGAAAAATGCCAGATTTTGTGACTTTACCATTTTCTGACTTTACCCTTTATGTTAATTTACCAGTAATTTTGTTCATGAATTTGTAATCCTAAAgtataaatgaaaaacaaacaaggaacATTATATATCTAGGGTAGTTTGTATTTAATGATAGTTGACTTCCATGTTGCACATTGTAAACAGTGGTACAATGTAGCATTTAGAACAGTGATGAACATAACCCATTTACACCATTttgtaaaagtatacattttttgGACCTGTTACATAGAGAAAATATGCTGGTCCATAAAGTTGACAAGCTCACACCTTAATGACAGGATATTGGTGGTCTCTAGAATCATCAAGAAAAGATGCATTCTCACTCCATTCCAGGTATGGTATTGCTGGCGGTTCCAACATCACTGGGGACGAGCAAAAGAAACTCGACGTCATCTCCAACGACGTCTTCGTAAGCCAGCTGAAGAACTCCTTCACGACCTGCGCCCTGGTCTCGGAGGAAGTGGACAATGTCATCGAGGTGGACACTGACAGGAGAGGGAAATACATtgtaacctttgaccccttGGACGGGTCATCAAACATCGACTGTCTAGTGTCCATCGGCTCCATCTTTGGCATCTGGAAGAGGGTATGTAGTGTCACATCACATGGTATTTTCTCTACTATTGTAAAGACAGGTCAAAGCTTTATAGTCTCTTCATGGAATGTATTTTACCAGCTCATTGGAAGTGACGATTCCCCATAGACTTGATACATTATAATCTTATATCTGTACAGCAATGGGTTTTACCTTTCTGCTAGTGCATGTGATGCCTCACATATATACCATGTTTACATCTCTGAGCAAGATGCAAATGTTCTGCAAACAGTTATCACAAAGAAGCTATAAATGCAAAATGTTTGCATGCCTTGATCTGCCCAACATGAATACTCATGGACTAGCTGTTTTACTCATAATGTTCCACTGGACCAAGGTGTAGAAATTGATGTCTAGTAATACTGGGGtagtaataatggcagggcccatTGGAAGAGCAGTTTTACTAGCGCTAAAGAGCCTACTCTGTATTCTTGGTTAATGCCATCAATTCTAGAGATTAGATTTTACCGCAGGAATTATTATCCTGTAATCATTAAATTGCATCTCATgattacattgaaaaaaaaagtaacattcaTTACATCTgctcaaaatcagaaaaaaatacaactatTTGCCAATTTGGGAGAGAAAACAGTACATaagtgcaattttgtttgacatgtgGCCAAATTCAGGGATAATACATAGATTCAGCAGTGATGTGGCTAGTGAAACTTCTGTACCCAAGAAAGTTTAATATTGAGCAACACAGTGctcaaatgaaagagaaattctACTCTACCACAGTATGAAGCAATAATAATGAATAGTTCAAAATTATTGCTTGCTTTGAGGGGCATGGTTAAAACTATCTACCCagaggtgatttctcaacagtatTAAAATtcccaaaacaaaatcttgGGGCATAGCAGTGTTGAGAAATCAGACTAAGGGCAAATGGTTTTAACCTCGGCCAGACAAAAAGCAGTAAATATTTTTTTGACATAATGCATCCCACTTAATTTAAGATAAATGCTAAATTAAGGCATATGAAGTTGTTATGCTACCAGTCAGAGAAATTACATAAAGTATAAATTTGCAATGCACAAAGTAGATACTTAGATATCCTTACATGTAAAAGCATTGTGAAACAAATGCTAGTTGACTGCTGGACAATATAGTGTATAACAAAAACTAGTGACTGCACCTTTAACCAATCAGGACTGAGGATTCatcaaatgatatatatatatatatatatatatatatatatatatatatatatatagtaacaATTATGGGAAAAAATGCAACTCCAAACCAGAGCAATGTGGTTTCAGGGACTTTACAGATTACTTTGCCAGTATCATTATATAAAATGCATACTATTGTTAACAGTCATTCGATGATGCTTTCATTTACAATTATTTCCATATCTAGGACGGTGATCCAAAGAGTCCCATTACCGAGGGCGATGTCCTGCAGCCTGGCTCCAAAATGGTTGCCGGGGGTTATGCCCTTTACGGCAGCGCCACCATGCTGGTGTTAAGCACTGGATGTGGGGTCAACGGCTTTCAGCTTGATCCAGTGAGTGACTGTTTGAAAAGTTTTGCCAAGGCAAATGATTTGGTTCCCAAAATCTTGTAATGTTCCGGTTGCCTAAATCTTGTAATTTCAAGATTTCTAATGGGTGTCCAGTATTATCAGATTCAAGTGCCATTCCACTCCATTTACATGTTGAATTTGACAGATAAGAGTGAAGTCAGATCAATGGAGTTTCATTGAAATAGtccatgccaaaaaaaaaaaatagttttttaTTTTACACAACATCTGATAGCACAAAACAGCACCAGCTTGTTTGTGTCATTGACTTCCATCACCTTATTGGAGATAcactgggtgatttcaagtttggcgctagtgctagtgctagtacTAGTGCTAGCCAGCAAATAACGGCCttaaatcgagctccaacaccaacggtcagattaacgaggcgataccgatcaaaattatcgatcacCAACACTTGGTGTTGGAATGAATTGTGCGACGAAAAAAGTGATGGCGCATGATTATAGTCAAATATTTAAAGATGTAGTCAAAACTGCATAGTTTTAGACACATAATGAGGAAGACTGATTACAATACCAAAAACTTCATCACTTCTTGAAATCACAATTACCTTGATTTTGCTCCTAAGCTCAGATTTATATAGCCATGTCGAGAGTGTTCGTGTACGTTACGAGGGCGACCACTGCATTGGCATGGACTTTGCACGTAAAACATGCATCTGTTATGGAAGTGAATGTGGGTCTCGCACGGCAAtgctaacaccagcaccgaacttgaaatgacaaaaaatgataatccctaggggctagtgttagtcaatggggaaaaagcatgtaaatcaCTATACACAAACGGCAGAACTCGGTTCtgcagacgacattcaacaccgagcTCAGCACCAGCTaccggaaatacgtcataattttgatgtcaactcccaacaccgacGCGATTTCAAGTTCGTTTTTATCaccggtgctagtgctgagatagcactagcactagcactagcaccgaacttgaaatcacccactgTGGTAATCTCAATTTGTAATGTTTCATTTTGCACTTTTCTTACTGTGGAAGGCCATTCAAagtaagatttttctttctattcaaACTCCTTACTTTGACTCTGTGAACAGCTGTAAAATCAAAATTTGCTGTCATTATCATGAGCACtaataaagaaatgacaaataaatgacTGACATGTTGAAATGTGATCCTTCAAACTCCATAAATATCCATATCAGAACCACTGTGGATCcatatcaacatcatcattatcattattattttatttcttaaattTTCTGAGTGTTGCCATTTCTTGATGTAGGAATGAAAAATGATGTAACAGCCAAGTAGTTTTGGGTTTAGCTACAAAAAAGTCTAGGGATCTACAGTGAGACAATAATACTTGCAATTTGCAAATAGATTCTTGTTCTTCAGaatcataatgatattaaaatCTGTGAAAGTCTGTTCCTACAACAAGAGTTCAGATGATGTGTTTGAATGtgattatttatgtatttttgtgatAGCTAATGATTAGATAATCTGCCACTCAATAACTCTTGCTGCTACCTTTTACAAATTGCAGGCGATTGGAGAGTTTGTGCTGACTGACCGACTGATGACCATCAAGCCACGGGGCAAGATTTTCAGCATCAATGAGGGCTATGCTCAGTACTGGGACCAGAGCATCACCAAGTATGTGGAGTCCAAGAAGAACCCTGGGGTAAGATCTTTGTTCAAGGGTGCAGTATccatggtttttttttgggcGTGGCCAGAAATGTTTGGGTAAAAGTGTGAAGAGTCTTTGCAGAATCTTGTGTGACAGACATAATATAgtaattttctttgattttctttatgtgtGTTTGCCCGAAACTATTGTATTTTTGTGCCTATCATATGCGAGCTTATATTATCAGTAtttactgggtttttttttataaaaacttAGTTGTACATTTGGGTGGTctggaacagaaaaaagaaatgagactGTTGCATGTaatatttcatcatcatttatgcCTGTCAGCAAATATGAGCATTGAAACGTACGCTCATCAGCTATGGCTGACTCCAGTCAAAATTCTTTGGCTCTGTGTGTGTGCTAACATAGAGATCTGTGAAAAGCTGTACATAATATGATATGGGATTCTCAAtaatatcagggaggtgggaagagacctcCCTGATAATATCCAGGCCAGGCCAGTTGTCCCACTCTGTGGTATCCCGAATGCTACTGC includes these proteins:
- the LOC140230474 gene encoding fructose-1,6-bisphosphatase 1-like, with product MGDSSARIDTDFVTLTRFMIEEQTRCEGATGEMTQLLNAIATAVKSISSNVRKAGISKLYGIAGGSNITGDEQKKLDVISNDVFVSQLKNSFTTCALVSEEVDNVIEVDTDRRGKYIVTFDPLDGSSNIDCLVSIGSIFGIWKRDGDPKSPITEGDVLQPGSKMVAGGYALYGSATMLVLSTGCGVNGFQLDPAIGEFVLTDRLMTIKPRGKIFSINEGYAQYWDQSITKYVESKKNPGEGKSPYGARYIGSMVADMHRTIVYGGIFLYPAHKKSKSGKLRLLYEGAPMAFICEQAGGKATTGKERILDITPTTIHQKTPVVMGSTYDVDDYLAIVKECGEA